The following are encoded in a window of Methanobrevibacter ruminantium M1 genomic DNA:
- a CDS encoding MogA/MoaB family molybdenum cofactor biosynthesis protein gives MKSETMELHKKKAPIKVSCGIITLSDRFSNDKEGKEKDLSGKYLIDELSKKYDVDDYTIIPDEKDILKDTIESMIDNGIDVIITTGGTGLESRDITIETVEPLFEKEMKGFGEIFRAISYEELGAGSLLSRATAGVYKKTLIFCMPGSPNAVKTGMKIFYEELGHLKKHAQK, from the coding sequence ATGAAAAGTGAAACAATGGAATTACATAAGAAGAAAGCTCCAATAAAGGTTTCATGTGGAATTATAACACTTAGTGACAGATTCTCAAATGACAAAGAGGGAAAGGAAAAAGACTTATCCGGAAAATACTTGATTGATGAATTAAGCAAAAAATACGATGTTGACGATTACACAATCATTCCCGATGAAAAGGACATATTAAAAGACACCATAGAATCAATGATAGATAATGGAATAGATGTAATAATCACAACAGGTGGAACAGGCCTTGAATCAAGGGACATAACCATTGAAACTGTAGAACCTTTATTTGAAAAGGAAATGAAAGGATTTGGTGAAATATTCAGAGCAATTTCATATGAAGAATTAGGGGCGGGATCCCTTTTATCAAGGGCAACAGCAGGAGTTTATAAAAAGACACTCATATTCTGCATGCCAGGATCTCCTAATGCAGTAAAAACAGGAATGAAAATATTCTATGAAGAATTAGGGCATCTTAAAAAACATGCACAAAAATAG
- a CDS encoding type II toxin-antitoxin system VapC family toxin, whose amino-acid sequence MSDLYYVLDASAFINGFEPKSDFNITVSEITDEVKDLKSRLILNQAIDDGKIIIQEAQKEFLDKLDETIAKSGDDLRLSGPDKKLLAVALALLDEGKEIKVLTDDYSMQNVLKILDIPYESIITEGIKGVYNWKKTCEGCKKEYPADYPFDDCEICGSKVFKRRIKTY is encoded by the coding sequence ATGAGTGATTTATATTATGTCTTAGATGCATCTGCATTTATAAATGGATTTGAACCGAAATCAGATTTTAACATTACAGTTTCTGAAATAACTGATGAGGTTAAAGACTTAAAATCACGACTAATATTAAATCAAGCCATAGATGATGGTAAAATTATAATTCAAGAGGCCCAAAAGGAGTTCTTGGATAAATTAGATGAAACCATTGCCAAATCTGGTGATGACTTAAGGTTATCAGGTCCTGATAAAAAGCTATTGGCTGTTGCTTTGGCTTTATTGGATGAAGGCAAAGAGATTAAGGTCTTAACTGATGACTATTCTATGCAAAATGTTTTAAAAATCCTTGATATTCCCTATGAAAGCATTATAACTGAAGGAATAAAAGGAGTTTATAATTGGAAAAAGACCTGTGAAGGCTGTAAAAAGGAGTATCCTGCAGATTATCCATTTGATGACTGTGAGATATGCGGGTCTAAAGTATTTAAACGAAGAATTAAAACTTACTAA
- the pyrE gene encoding orotate phosphoribosyltransferase, producing the protein MVSKEYLIEILKENKVFEQGEFTLASGKKSNYYVNMKRAITEPEILSTIAKLINEKIDDDTDKIAGPALGAVPIATAVSLESKKPLLMIRKEKKGYGTSKLIEGDLNEGDKVILVEDVTTTGGSLLKAINAIVDNGGVVQKAFVVVDREEGAMETFANEGITLEPLISVSEFFE; encoded by the coding sequence ATGGTATCTAAAGAATATTTAATTGAAATTCTTAAGGAAAACAAAGTATTTGAACAAGGGGAATTCACTCTTGCTTCAGGAAAGAAAAGCAACTATTATGTCAATATGAAAAGAGCTATAACAGAGCCTGAAATCTTGTCTACAATTGCAAAGCTAATCAATGAAAAGATTGATGATGATACAGATAAGATTGCAGGACCTGCTTTAGGAGCCGTTCCTATTGCAACTGCTGTTTCTTTGGAATCTAAAAAACCGCTCCTTATGATTAGAAAAGAGAAAAAAGGCTATGGAACTTCTAAATTAATCGAAGGAGATTTGAATGAAGGGGATAAGGTAATCCTTGTTGAAGACGTTACTACAACTGGAGGTTCTTTACTAAAGGCCATTAATGCAATAGTTGATAATGGTGGAGTAGTTCAAAAAGCTTTTGTTGTTGTAGACAGGGAAGAAGGTGCAATGGAGACCTTTGCAAATGAGGGAATTACATTAGAACCTTTAATTTCCGTTAGCGAATTTTTTGAATAA
- a CDS encoding PRC-barrel domain-containing protein, translated as MRIAKELIGKEVLGTDVTVMGKVVDVDIDVEDNIIESIIVSKGGIQESLNISKSELVIPFDMISKIGDKILLKDAFGEDLDQMADEIQDLKNQL; from the coding sequence ATGAGAATTGCAAAGGAATTAATTGGTAAAGAAGTCTTAGGAACTGATGTAACCGTTATGGGAAAAGTCGTTGATGTTGATATTGATGTTGAGGATAATATTATTGAATCAATCATTGTCTCTAAAGGAGGTATTCAGGAAAGCTTAAACATTTCTAAAAGCGAATTGGTCATTCCTTTTGATATGATAAGCAAAATCGGTGATAAGATTCTTTTAAAAGATGCATTCGGAGAAGACCTAGATCAAATGGCTGATGAGATTCAAGATTTGAAAAACCAATTATAA
- a CDS encoding DUF2117 domain-containing protein, translating to MEIGVVVHGPGIIDSGWAIKIIDILSNYGNVHCRLGGTMGRTAVIDAALEDAIDISLKLLPSQSLELFNREGVDIIFLLNYGKSPETGRVFGYKVFNHYFKQISNEDYLATNHKPLYDASVPVIQIERPGEEDGSIISWNTELNEQLSKSRKGRFKLGLGKKNMVESLSFNFEELFDHLKTSLNLVEVTPEEVVSNYFSNNQERKDEEDIEKILRSYDDYDISHYTYRKIHGVSPDENIFINGIVVGYSNGDSIVLVARDGLIADIINGTIKYHGLEKLGPVDLERVIVKTGLLRKSDDVNPRVLSNKDISLKDTERHIYSGEISEDDYSFKVAYVDHAAYDIYKFKDFDLVVTIGDDTSLVASDILYRFDIPIIGITDGDLDKVVENGFVNEKSTIIEVASGFDDIAGPSHS from the coding sequence ATGGAAATTGGAGTTGTTGTACATGGCCCCGGAATCATAGATTCTGGCTGGGCTATAAAAATTATTGATATTTTATCTAATTATGGAAATGTCCATTGTCGTTTAGGCGGAACTATGGGCAGGACTGCAGTTATTGACGCTGCTTTAGAGGATGCCATAGACATATCCTTAAAATTACTCCCTAGCCAATCTTTGGAACTCTTCAATAGGGAAGGTGTTGATATAATCTTCCTATTGAATTATGGAAAGTCCCCTGAAACTGGCAGAGTCTTTGGATATAAGGTTTTCAACCATTACTTTAAGCAGATTTCAAATGAGGATTATCTTGCTACCAATCATAAGCCTTTATATGATGCAAGCGTTCCTGTAATTCAAATTGAACGTCCTGGAGAAGAGGACGGCTCAATAATCAGCTGGAATACAGAATTGAATGAGCAGCTAAGCAAAAGCCGTAAAGGCAGATTCAAATTGGGATTGGGAAAGAAGAATATGGTGGAATCATTATCCTTTAACTTTGAAGAATTATTCGATCATTTAAAAACTTCCTTAAATTTAGTAGAAGTCACACCAGAGGAAGTCGTATCCAATTATTTCTCCAATAATCAGGAAAGGAAAGATGAAGAGGACATTGAGAAAATATTACGTTCATATGATGATTATGACATCAGCCATTACACCTACCGTAAGATTCATGGAGTAAGCCCTGATGAGAACATCTTCATAAACGGCATAGTTGTAGGCTATTCCAATGGAGATTCCATTGTCTTGGTTGCCCGTGACGGATTGATTGCCGACATTATAAATGGAACTATTAAGTATCACGGACTTGAAAAGCTAGGTCCTGTTGATCTGGAGAGGGTCATAGTTAAAACAGGTCTTCTTAGAAAGTCTGATGATGTAAATCCGAGAGTCTTATCAAATAAGGACATTTCACTTAAGGATACAGAAAGGCATATCTATTCAGGTGAGATTTCAGAAGATGACTATTCCTTTAAGGTTGCTTATGTGGATCATGCAGCTTATGACATCTATAAGTTCAAGGACTTTGATTTGGTTGTTACAATAGGGGATGATACTTCCCTTGTGGCCTCAGATATTCTTTATCGTTTTGATATTCCAATAATTGGAATAACCGATGGAGACTTGGATAAGGTCGTTGAAAACGGATTTGTAAATGAGAAGTCAACAATCATTGAAGTGGCTTCAGGCTTTGATGACATTGCTGGGCCATCACATTCATGA
- a CDS encoding symporter small accessory protein → MMVFGIEDPWIWGVYVLLIGMTLVCVAYGALNWNNED, encoded by the coding sequence ATGATGGTTTTTGGAATAGAAGATCCTTGGATTTGGGGAGTTTATGTTTTACTCATTGGAATGACATTGGTTTGTGTTGCCTACGGCGCATTAAACTGGAATAATGAGGATTAA